ctctctctcacacacacacacacacacacacacacacacagactctctctctctctctctctcactctcacacacatagactctctctctctctctctctctctctctctctctctctctctctcacacacacacacacacacagaattgagtGCCAGACATCAGTGGCCAGGAAATCCCACACAAATGCATGCCTTTGATTGGGGTTCAAACCCACACCACCCAGTCGTCGTCATTCTCTGGTGCTGACCGCTCCCTCGCGGAAAATAGTTAAAAATGAAGAGATAAATAAACATCAGGGGGAGGCAGTCATTCAAgggctcttcttcttccatgttcacgggctgcaactcccacatctctctctctctctctctctctctctctctctctctatatatatatatatatgagagccagtcgtatccgactatgatcatcagaacagcagaggaggcaactgctgttccgactatttgggctagattctgattatagtggagagtgtcttgcccaagttacatccccactctcgtcggccaagagggttttaggacagtcggtattgggatggttcccaaaggccaactagcccacaaggctgcagcactaagagccagtgcagttttgcctcctagtttgagagtcatagtccttcacaaaagactaagctgtaaatgatttcccattgactggagaaaccattgataatacagctctcactttgctgttggcccaaatgtaaacttatgtcaatctgtgatataagctgagtgttgggcccaatatatatatatatatatatatatatatatatgtgtgtgtgtgtgtgtgtgtgtgtgtgtgtgtgtgtgtgtgtgtgtgtgtgtgtgtgtgtgtgtaccagtgggcttttctgtgtatgaccatttttaaccctgacatgtaggcagccatgctcgttttttttcttttttcaggggTATTCACTGCATGGGCTGAATAAGTCAAAGGTTACAGCCTTTAATGACAATTGTTGCCCGATATGATCATGCCTGAACATGCTTTTGCATGGGAGGCAAAGGGTTAAAAATCGAACGGGTTTGAGCGtacgcgtgcgagagagagagagggtggcgggggggagagggagagcgagagagggacagacacagacagacagacagacagacagagacaaagagagacagacagacggatggacagacacagacaaacagacacaaacagacagacagatagacagacagacagacagacagacagacagctagagagaatatgaacgtacacacgcgcattgttcagtgttctgtgattttttttttcttttctgatgttATCTGACAACATCACAATAGCTCATATTTACTACCTGATTTGGTACATATATAATATTATGCTAACACAGatttgacacgacacgacaggggAGATTAATCACGATCATGCAACAagatgttctgttctgttattaCTTCCCTTTTACGCCTCCAGAATTTTTTTCAATTAAAGggcgtgaggggggtgagggggagagggctgggagggggggtgggggaggggtggtgatgagAACGGTGGGTCATCTCCATCACGATCTCTTCTGTTGCCGAAGCTGTAGAGGCTGAGGGAGCGGTGGTCTGGTGGTAAAAGCTCATGACCAGGATGCGAGTGTGCACGCGGTTCCAGTTCTACCCACACCAGACCTTTGAGCTCTGTTCtgggatgagacggtaaaccaaaGTTCccagtgtgctctgtgtgtgtgtgtgtgtgtgtgtgtgtgtgtgtgtgtgtgtgtgtgtgtgtgtgagtgcgtgcgttcgcgagtgtgtgtgtgtgtgtgtgtgtgtgtgtgtgaagaacagcAAAGTAAAGATGAATGGCTTGATTTGTATTCGTGTCACACCTGCAGCCGATGGACATGACAAGGGACATCAGTCATGATTGCAACACATGGCAGAGACCCCGACTATTACTTCCCTTTAACACTTCAAGAACGCAAAGAGGATGGTTACACTTCtcatcacctcccctcccccctcccccatcaccccctttcTGACCCACACTCCCTCCGACATATGATGTGGACACACCAAGCTGAGTCACCTCCATCCTGTGATTAGTTTCGAATTTCCCGAGCTGTGATACAGATTGTATTGTTTATTATGAATACCCAGGCCTTTTGATTGTGTTTgatagtaagaaaaaaaagagaattctagttgttttgttatatattttatttcCTATTGTATTTCAATATTTTTACGTGATTCTTAAAATGGAAATAGAAATCTTCATTTGATTTGTCTACAGTCATCAATATGTGTGATGGGCgcaataaccaagtggttaaagcgttggactttcaatctgagggtcccgggttcgaatcttggtgacggcgcctggtgggtaaagggtggagatttttccaatcatccaggtcaacatatgtgcagacctgcatagtgcctgaacccccttcgagtgtatacgcacgttaaagatcctgtaatccaaggatgcagcggacgtcactctcctccagcctggtctgctctcggcctctgacaccagctctggcatcttcagatgagtccaggtcttgacgtcatctgtccagcttctccttggtcttcccctctttcttccgccctccatggtgccctgcaggatggtcttgcacagggtgttgtggcgggtcacgtggccaaaccaggccagcttcctccttttgatggtGGCCAGGAGGGGTTCTTGATGTCCAGCGAAAGCTTCGACTTTGCTCTAGacatagtcgttggtcttgtgTTCGACCCATGAGATGCGGAGCAGCTTTCGGTAGCATTTCATCGCAAATGCTTGGATCCTCTTCTCAAGCGCGGCTGACAGTGTCcagctttcacatccatacaggagAACGGCGAGCATTAAGGATCTGTACAGTTTGAGTTTGATGGCAAGGGAAACGCTCCTGCTCCTCCAGATCTTGTCCAGTTTTGCCatcgctgatgttgctgttgcgagGCGGATCTTCACTTCTGTGTTCGACCTGCCGTCCTTTGTAAGTGTTGCTCCCAAGTACTTGAAGGCTTCCACCTCTTCAAGTTCCTGGCCATTCATGGTGATGTTGGCGTTGAACACAATTCGTTCCTTGTTTGTCTCAGATTTGATGATACAACTAACATgattgggttttgtgtgtgtgtgtgtgtgtgtgtgtgtgtgtgtgtgtgtgtgtgtgtgtgtgtgtgtgtgtgtagcacacgCCAGACGTGTCACCCACTGAGTGAAGACAGCTGACTCCAAGCAGAGAGGTGTCATGGGAGATAACAAGGTGACTAATAAAACCACAGCCAGACTGTATAAATATCGCCCTGGGGGGCTGGGTCAGGTATTCTGTTCCTGCAGGACTCGAGGAAGGTAAGTTGGTTATTGACTGTGGTGTTCTGTTGGCCTGGTATATCAGTGTTGCTGTGGTGGATGTTACCCCAGGGGAGGCAATTTGGTTATTTACTATGTTACACTGTTGGCTCgtttttatgtttttatgttgCTGTGGTGATTGTTACCTCAAAGGAGGCAACTTGGTCATTTATTCCATAATACTGTTGGCTTGTTTTCAGGGTTTCTGTGGGAGTTGTAACTTCAACGGGGGCAACTTGCGTTATTTTGTTGACTTATTTTCGTGTTGCATGGATGCTTAGTTCAAGGGAGGTAGTGTGGTTATTTACTGTGCTATTCTGTTGGCTTGTAGTCTTCTCCAGGGAGACAGCTTGGTAATTTACTCTGTGATACTGTTAACTTGTCTTTGTGTCGTTGTGCCAGCTGCTACCACAAGGGAGAAAAGTTGGTTATTAACTCAGTCGTACTGTCGGCTGTTCATGCTGCTGGGATGATTATTTCATGGGAGGGAACGTGGTTATTTACTGTGTTATATTGTCGGCTTGTTTCATGTTGTGACAATTGTTGCCTCGTGGGAGGCATTTTACTCACTGGTACCATTTGCTTGTTTTAATGTGCTGTGTTAGTTATTACAAGGCAAGAAATTTGGTTATCAACTCAATCGTACGTTCGGTTTTTCAAGTTGCTGTGATGGTTATTACAAGGGAGGTAACGTGGTTATTAACTTTGTTATACTGTTagcttgtttttgtgttgtggtggttgttaacTCCAGGGGGGTAACTTGGTAATATATTATTGGCTTCTTTTCACGTTGTTGTGTTAGTTGTTACCTCAAGGGTTTGTAAGTTAGGTATTTACTCTGTGgtgcagttaactcactcagtacgaccagtcctttcttctcctctacacagacccctcggatgtcctgtgggtgtctcaatgacccaacctttagcttccgtcgtcagaattgtggtattctttgtcaacattctcctcttcagtataacagccttccgcttgcaatattttgatggtggtaattggggtgaaacgctgttaacgtcgtctctttcgccgttcgtatggagagagttaacttgctTTCAGGTTGCTTTGTTCATTGTTTCCACAAGGgaggtatttgtgtttgtatttgttttgtatttctttttatcacaacagatttctctgtgtgaaattcgggctgctctccccagggagagcgcgtcgctacactacagtgccacccatttttttttactttttcctgcgtgtagttttatttgtttttcctatcgaagtggatttttcttcggaattttgccaggaacaacccttttgttgccgtgagttcttttacgtgcgctaagtgtatgctgcacacgggatctcggtttatcgtctcatccgaatgactagcgcccagaccaccactcaaggtctaatggagggggagaaaatatcggcggctgagccgtgattcaaaccagcgcgctcagattctctcgcttcctgtgcggacgcgttatctctaggccatcactccaacttggtggtggtgttttttttaactcgttttattcagttcacatgtACAAGGTGGTCATATTCAGTAACTTGATAATTTGCTCAGTCATACTGTTGGCTTGTTTTTAGGTATCTGTGGCGGATGTTCACACAAGGGAGGTAATTTGGTTATTTGCTCCATAATActctttgcttgtttttgtgttgctgtaATGGTAGTTTACGTGACTAGTTATGTCTTGTGTCAGCTGTTTTACCCGTGCTGGTAATTCTGAAGTGGTTCAAAAGTAAATTAATAGAAAAATAATAATTGTTTTTGATATAAAACAAATATTTATTTGCCTTTGTTCACATTGTTATAGCTGTATTGCTTGTTTGCTTTCGTTATGTCTTGACTGATGTAACATGTATGTGACATTAAATTTTATggattttcacagagagagagagagagagagagagagagagagagagagagagatgtatatagacaattgaaggaatatttcgaacatgatatatttacgtagtagaagacgttaTGTAAAGTCAGAAAGGTGACGTAATGTATTTTTTTTACGTTGTCTTTACGAGCGAAAATtcagttgttggttggtttttttgttttttattttttgtttttgttttgtttttttaacaaaagaggtgttggttttcaactttgttttattcacacacacacacacacacacacacacacacacacacacacacacacacacacacacacacacaaatatatatatatatatatatatatatatataatgaataaatcCGTCCCTCGCGTGTCTCTAGATCTATGACTGCTTCCACCTCAACGCCCCATCTCACTGGCTCTACCATCATGATTCAGATCCACTGTGTTCCCacgttcccagattcaaacacttcacaGTCCTCAGCcacatttttctgtgtgtctttgataCCTCACACTTTGCTTCCTCCctaatctctgcactcagctccttcaagtctggcccgaaatccccccttttctttccaaaATTAGTTCACCCTTCCTCCacaaccactgccaccaccaccaccacaaccaccaataccactaccatcatcaccacgattTCCTTCATATTCTGAATCAGACTAAGAAAGAAGAGCATGCCACTATGGTTTGACCGTCTCACTCTGTTTCTATTTTAAGCATCCGAAGCCAAAGATGAAGACGTCTgctgtgctgttggtgtgtggtCTGCTGCTGATGGCGTTCAATATGACGTCAGCAGGTTTATCCTTTGGATGGAGCAGCGGCAAGAAGCTGACTGCCAGGGTCAGTCTGTGTAttctggtccacacacacacacacacacaagcacacacaaacatacacacgcacacatgcacgcacacacacgcacacacacacacatacatacacacgtacacagacacacacacacacacacacaagcacacacaaacataaacacgcacacacgcacgcaaacgcacacacacacacagacacacacacacaagcacacacatacacacacttgcacacacaaacacacacatgcatgcatacacatacaaaaatacagacatacatacacacatttatacacgcacaaatacacaaaaacgcGGAGAAATTATTCAATgagagagataacacacacacacacacacacacacacacacacacacacacacacacacacacacacacagagaaagagagagagagagtccatgtaATAATGCATGACTTGCTGTTTCAGACAGGAAAACGTATCTGTTGtgaagacacacaacaacacacacaagaccacacagcacaacaacaggacaacacatGATTATGAATCAACGCACACTTATAGATTTACTTATTCGTTTTCTTGtttcatggggggggggagggggggggggtttcaatcACGTACTTACCTAATGATTTCATTCTTCACAGGATCTCCCGGAACTCTCAGCAGATCCCAACGGTGCAAAGGAAGGTAAGACAACTCTGCTTCAGATGGCACAGATCTGACGTCATTTGCAGACAGCTCTCTGCTTCAGATGGCACAGATCTGACGTCACTTGCAGACAAAACTGCTTCAGATGGCACAGATTTGACGTCAATGTCAGACAACTCGCTCCTTCATATTTCATATGTCTGACGCCACTTGCATGTGACACTCTCCCTCAGAATGCTCAGATCTGACGTCATTTGCAGACAGCTCTTTGCTTCAGATTACACAGATCTGACGCCGCTTGCATACTCATAACTCTCTCCTTCAGAGTGCAGAGATCTGACGTCACTCGCGGACGTCTCCCCCACGTTATACACACAGGGAAAGTCTGGAAGAATGGGAGGAGAGCTTACATTCAAatggagatggaggggtgggggtggtggagggtggaaggaggggtgggggtggtggggtgggggtggtggagggtggaaggaggggtgggggtggaggggtgggggtgggggagggtggaaggaggggtgggggtggtggagggtggaaggaggggtgggggtggaggggtgggggtggtggagggtggaaggaggggtgggggtggtggagggtggaaggaggggtggagatggggagtGTGAGTAGGGGGAGGTGGATGTCGTTTATTGataacatatctatctatctatccatctatatttatttgtatttgtatttgtatttctttttatcacaacagatttctctgtgtgaaattcgggcctctctccccagggagagcgcgtcgccatactacagcgccacccatttttttgtattttttcctgcgtgcagttttattggtttttcctattgaagtggatttttctacagaattttgacaggaacaaccattttgtggccgtgggttattttacgtgcgctaagtgcatgctgcacatgggacctcggtttatcgtctcatccgaatgaccagcgtccagaccaccactcgaggtctagtggagggggagaaaatttcgggggctgtgccgtgattcgaatcagcgcgctcagattctctcgcttcctaggcgttacctctaggccatcactccacttcatatatatatatatatatatatatatatatatatgtgtgtgtgtgtgtgtgtgtgtgtgtgtgtgtgtgtgtgtgtgtgtgtgtgtgtgtgtgtgtgtgtccgtttgtttgtttatttatttacttattcattcattcattttatttcttcaccTGAGAATCGAACCCTTGACTCTATAATACCAATTCGGCATTGATCCAACAGAactatgcacaaacaaacaacaacaaacaaaaagacacgaAAACCAAATAACAAAATGAACTTTTTCAGGCACCAATGGCTGGGAGTGGAGAACGAGTTTGTCATGCCTGagtgatcctctgtgtgtgtgtgtgtgtgtgtgtgtgtgtgtgcgcgcgcgcgcgcgcgtgcgtgtgtggtttaaCGACTGTTTACTACACCTAGTAttggcggtgagagagagagatagacggggtttgggggtgggggtggggggtgggggtgcagggaaggagagagagagagacagagagacagggagggaaggagagagacagacggacagagagtgagaaagacacagacagacgaagagagaaagaggggcggggggcagggggggtggggggcacagacaagcagagacagagacacgcacacagagagagacagagacagacagacagagagacagacagacagagagagatgaagaagatgaagattttCTGTAGATACCGGACGAGAAGAGAACTGAAACAGACTATATAGCATAAGACAGAATGCATTCTTTGACTGTCATGTTTTTACGAACGGAACTAATTCGTCTTTAGTTACTTCAGCTCTGtgttaaaacttctttttttcggCATTTCTATTCAAGTTCAACATTATAGTAGGTACTTCAGAcatacaataacaatatcaatagtagattttttttccgtttatttatttatagcctgTTCGTCTAAGatagtgatattagactgaagtcAATAGTAGATGTTTAGTAGTTAAACTGCCATTTAAAAATGTGTttgtggttggggttttttgtgtgtttttttgttttgttttgttttggttttttgttgttgttgttgttgttgttttacgcttacagttgacttcgtCAATTTTTTACGCCTTatgaatattagtagtagtagtagtagtagtagtagtagtagtagtagtagtagtagtagtagtagtagtagtagtttttaaaaaaatgtatttatctattattgatttatttatttacttatttccttttttcttctttttttttttttttcttcttctttttttctttttttcttcttttttttctttttcttttttttctttatttttttctcaaggcctgactaagtgcgttggattacgctgctggtcaggcatctgcttggcagatgtgatgtagcgtatatggatttgtccgaacgcagtgacccctccttgagctactgatactgatactgttgttttaAACCCCATATGATTGGGCTTAGTATCTTTTTACTCGCATTTTCCATTACAATTGATTTATCATATTTCCATGAACATGTTTTCACGACTTTTAAACGATGTTAAAACTTTACTATCGTCATAGGATGGGTTGTGACGTTTTAAATCAAACTTCTTTGCCTTTAGAAAGGGAAAAGAAGTGAAACGTGATGGtaaaaccaagaaaaacaaagGTATATTCTTGCCCTCAAGTTAGCTAGTTAACTACATTCGGGTTTAACGTCGTCAGCTACCTCACGTGCTATGACCGACGTGGATAACCAGCCCAGGAGAATGACGTGGGAGAGTAGAAAGGGATATGTCTAACACTACCATAACTATAACCCGTTAAGATGGACAGCCAAGGTGCCAGTTTTAATGGAAGCTGTGTGATAAAACTGTGTGCATTCTGGTTCGTTTTGCAGAGAGCCGGAGAGATGCACATCTTCAGAAACGCAGCATCTGGTTCGGGTGAGGGACGCCCCATATGCGCACCGTACCGCCTTGAAGAGAGCCGGTTACGACACGTTGCTTCGCTGTGCAACACAAGTCTTCTGTTCAAGTCtgctttttacctttttttttatgaagcacGAGAATCTAATCTAAAAGGCCCTATTTATAGAATCCATCGGGGGCCCCACcctcctgtctgactgtctgtctgtctgattctctctatctcatgttgttgtttttctttctctcccctcttcttaCTGTTTCTTGTTTATCTTTACTAAGTCATATTTcatctttccccttttttcccttttccctcctttctcttactttttttttttttttttttttttttgataatcagTTATTGGTTTTTGCTCTtcctctctgttttgttgttgttgtcgtcgtcgttgttgtttttcttcctttttttcttttttcaatcatGCAAATCGTgatttgtttttctatctattATTCTATTACTTTCTAATCTATACTTTTGACTATTTAATTTTCTGACGCGGAAGCAGCAATAAAAACTCAAATAAACTCATACGCGTGTGTTCGTCGGAGTGTCTGTGAATATGAACGTGAAATAAGAAACGATTCCAGAATCTCTACACACTGTTAACCAGCACCTACagctcctggtgccagttgcattgcttggttctaactttttgacagttacacgtcaCTAAAtgactacgttgaccgaactacgtcattggtcagttccatactacacacagttagtagcgggttacgaccatactagactcttctgtccaagcaatgcaactggctcctggtcacGGAACAAAGTCCAACAACTCATTATCACCAGGCTAAAAACTGATAACTTATAGTCATGAAGCTAGGAAAGAGTACTCTCAATCACTAGACAAAGGCAGATAACTTTTGGTCGCCGGGAAACAGAGACTCTGTGTAAACAAGGCCAGACAACTACTGTCAATCACTAGACAAAGGCACATACCTCTTGGTCGCCGGGAAACAGATATTCTGTGTAAACAAGGCCAGACAACTTATCAACATAGAATAGCAGATAACTCTGAGCAAACAAATGGAGTACTAACTCTTAATCTCGAAACAGATACATTGCTGCTTATCACtatgtatgcaatgtgtgtgtgtgtgtgtgtgtgtgtgtgtgtgtgtgaacgcgcgtgcacgcgcgcgtcggATGTAtggctcaatgtgtgtgtgtgtgtgtgtgtgtgtgtgtgtgtgtgtgtgtgtgcgtgcatgtgtgtgtgtgtgtgtgtgtgtgtgtgtgaaagagagagagagagagagagagagagagagagagagagagagagagacaaagagagagagaatcagaatcggaATCATATTTGTCAAAAAgatttaataatattaataataatataacaataacaagaagaagaagaatgatgatgatgatcgtaatgatagtaataatgatgataataataatggtaataaaaatagtaatgataataactatcatcatcattatcattattgtcatatcAATTAATCTAATCTTTTTGACAAATACGATTCCGATTCTGATTCTTATTAAAGATTTAATTAAGGGCACAATAACAAATGGTAAAACTATCCAAATGTGGTGCGTACTTTGTAATACATGCACAGTGACAAACAGgtatggtgacacacacacacggtgacatacAGACATGGTTACACAGAGACACGGTGACATACAGACATGGTTACACAGAGACACGGTGACATACAGACATTGTTACACAGAGACACGGTGACATACATACACGGTGAGACACATATGTGATGATACATAAACATGCACGGTGACATATAGGTATGGTGACACATAGACATGGTGACTCACTGACACGatgacacacatacatggtgatacATAGACATGCACGGTGACATACAGGTACGGTGACACATAGACACGGTGACACATAGACACGGTGACATACAGACATGGTGACATACAGACATAGTGACACATAGACATGGTGGCGCACAAACACGGTGACAGAGACAtgttgacacacagacactgtgacatacagacacagtgacatacagacaaggTGACACATAGACACGGTGACACATACACATGGTGACATGCAGACATGGTGACACACAGGCAAGGTGACACATAGACACTGTGACATAGAAACATGTTGACACATTGACACGGTGACACATAGACACGGTGACACATAGACACGGTGACATACGGACATGGTGACACAGAGGTAAGATGGCACATAGACACGGTGACATACAGACATGGACATACAGGTATGGTGTCTGCACTGACACGATGACATATAGACACGATGACATACAGACACgatgacacacaaaaacacggtGACACGCAGTcacaaccccttcccctccttccccctctccccctttcacaTCTGGCTACGAGCCACCTCAACTAAAAATGCTCGTGAGCTGCCCACGTGACTCAACTACGTGCACCTGATTGACAGTAGACTTCACTCATTCCCAAGACTACTACTGTAGCCTGTCAAAGACTCAAAACGTTTGTTTTATCTTCATTTGTGAAGTAACTTTTTGATTTTATATCATCAGTTATCATTCAGTCTTTGTCTCCACTCTACCTGCAAAACTGACCACGAGTGTCGCTTTCCGCGTATCAACTAGGGTCAGCCAATCACAGATGACGCTGAGTAAGTTTGACTCCGCCCTGAACTAGGGGCTTTGTTGTGTGCTGTTCCGGTGGTGTGTGACCTGTTTTCGTCATTTCCGCTTGTCGTTCGGGCGTCCATAtatggtgtgtgttgctgtggtctTGGTtctaaacaactccaaccgaaagACTTGGCCTTAAGGGTGTAGATGCCAATAGGTTGTTAAACACCAACAAGGAGTCTTGGTTCTGTGGTCAGTGTGACGTCTTTGGTGTGTGAGGTGCTGATCCACGTGCTGTTGAGAGATGAGTGTTCTTCGCCTTTCTTCTGATTTGGGGGTGAGTGgttattattttctttcgttttttttttgtttttttggttcttttttgtttgtttgttttttttattttgttttgttggtggttttattttgtgtgtgtgtgtgtgttgttgtttgttgttttttcaaaataattcCATGAAGTGTTGTTTGGCTAGCTGACTGTTCGGTTGGCTACTTATTAATCGGTACACTGTTAATGGATAGAGGTCGTGTACCCTGAAACTACCCCCCACTCTCCTTATTGCCTGTT
Above is a window of Babylonia areolata isolate BAREFJ2019XMU chromosome 28, ASM4173473v1, whole genome shotgun sequence DNA encoding:
- the LOC143302013 gene encoding uncharacterized protein LOC143302013; this translates as MNGQELEEVEAFKYLGATLTKDGRSNTEVKIRLATATSAMAKLDKIWRSRSVSLAIKLKLYRSLMLAVLLYGCESWTLSAALEKRIQAFAMKCYRKLLRISWVEHKTNDYV